The following coding sequences are from one Formosa haliotis window:
- a CDS encoding DUF7133 domain-containing protein, translated as MMIKNMLPVLLIGFLFSNCKEKKKEYVDKIYEKPEIIKEASSAFLSPEESMKTFYLPEGYKAELVASEPMVDEPITLAWDGDGRMYVAEMNTYMQDVDGTGTNVPVSRIKLLEDLDGDGKMDKSTVFIDSLMLPRMILPLENELIVNETYSYDLWSYKDTDNDGVADTKERVYYNPNRRGGNLEHQQSGLIWNLDNWVYTTYNPIRFKFTKNKVVVDSLDNMPSGQWGLTQDDMGNMYYSSAGAENPAYGFQQPAVYGDYNPKGRLAEGFMEPWPVVGTPDVQGGPKRLRPDNTLNHFTGVAGQEIYRGHKLPPSLYGDLFIPEPVGRLIRRAKVKVENGKKVLYNAYDQAEFMASTDLNFRPTQAKTGPDGALYIVDMYRGIIQESNWTRKGSSLRPVIIRKELDKNIGKGRIYRIVHEDIKPDTKPELLNKSASELVPFLGHPNGWYRNTAQKLIILKEDSSVIPELKEVAINNESFWDNLFGTDKDLGIQRVHALWTLEGLGVVDKDIILQKFKDEDPRVRLTAIRLSETFLKSGDTDIIKNLEALTSDSSIDVVNQLALSLRYSKAKEATALLEAIGEQAKDNEIITHSVVESLKKDDSKLEQLKQRLSGRNVNEKRSVLRGYDSYNQLCVTCHGADLKGEAMEDGTLVAPSLIGSPRVIGDDTDLLSKILLNGLIGPVDGKEYGIMMALNSNDDQWIADVLSYVRAMNDVGGFHKNVVRKARKNSEHREDYWTLEELENEKK; from the coding sequence ATGATGATTAAAAACATGTTGCCTGTTTTATTGATAGGTTTTCTTTTTTCTAATTGTAAAGAAAAGAAGAAAGAATACGTTGATAAAATTTATGAAAAACCTGAAATTATAAAAGAGGCATCTTCAGCTTTTTTATCTCCAGAAGAAAGTATGAAAACCTTTTATTTACCAGAAGGGTATAAGGCCGAATTGGTGGCAAGCGAACCTATGGTAGATGAACCTATTACTTTGGCTTGGGATGGAGACGGACGTATGTATGTGGCCGAAATGAATACCTATATGCAGGATGTAGATGGTACCGGAACCAATGTGCCTGTTAGCCGAATTAAATTACTTGAAGATTTAGATGGGGATGGAAAAATGGATAAAAGCACCGTCTTTATTGATAGTCTTATGCTACCAAGAATGATATTACCCCTAGAAAATGAATTGATTGTTAATGAAACCTATTCGTACGATTTGTGGAGTTACAAAGACACCGATAACGATGGGGTAGCCGATACCAAAGAACGTGTGTATTATAATCCAAACCGACGAGGTGGAAATTTAGAACACCAACAAAGTGGTTTAATCTGGAACCTGGATAACTGGGTATATACCACGTACAATCCTATCCGTTTTAAGTTTACAAAAAATAAAGTAGTTGTAGATTCTCTTGATAATATGCCTAGCGGACAATGGGGATTAACCCAAGACGATATGGGAAATATGTACTACTCTTCAGCCGGTGCAGAAAATCCAGCTTACGGATTTCAACAACCTGCGGTGTACGGCGATTATAATCCGAAAGGACGATTGGCAGAAGGATTTATGGAGCCTTGGCCAGTAGTAGGAACACCCGATGTTCAGGGAGGTCCAAAACGATTACGTCCAGATAATACCTTAAATCATTTTACAGGCGTTGCCGGACAAGAAATTTATAGAGGACACAAATTACCACCTTCATTGTATGGCGATTTATTTATTCCAGAACCTGTGGGACGACTAATCCGTAGAGCAAAAGTAAAAGTAGAGAATGGTAAAAAAGTATTGTATAATGCCTACGATCAAGCTGAATTCATGGCGTCTACAGACTTGAATTTTAGACCCACACAAGCTAAAACAGGCCCTGATGGCGCTTTGTATATTGTAGATATGTACCGAGGCATTATTCAAGAAAGTAACTGGACAAGAAAGGGAAGCTCTTTACGCCCGGTGATTATACGTAAAGAATTGGATAAAAATATAGGAAAAGGACGAATTTATAGAATTGTTCATGAGGATATTAAACCAGATACAAAACCAGAATTGTTAAATAAAAGTGCTTCAGAATTGGTGCCATTTTTAGGACATCCAAATGGTTGGTATCGTAACACGGCTCAGAAATTAATTATTTTAAAGGAAGACAGCAGTGTCATTCCAGAATTAAAAGAGGTGGCTATAAATAACGAATCGTTTTGGGATAATTTGTTTGGAACAGATAAAGATCTAGGAATTCAGCGCGTGCATGCACTGTGGACTTTAGAAGGGTTGGGCGTTGTAGATAAAGATATTATTTTACAAAAATTTAAAGATGAAGACCCTCGCGTACGTTTAACTGCGATAAGATTGAGTGAAACATTTTTAAAATCTGGAGATACCGATATTATTAAAAATTTAGAAGCGTTAACATCAGACTCATCCATAGATGTTGTGAATCAATTGGCTTTAAGTTTACGTTATAGCAAAGCCAAAGAGGCTACGGCATTACTGGAAGCTATTGGAGAACAGGCTAAGGATAATGAAATTATTACGCATAGTGTGGTGGAGAGTTTAAAGAAAGACGATTCTAAATTAGAACAATTAAAGCAACGCTTAAGCGGAAGAAATGTGAACGAAAAACGAAGTGTTCTTAGAGGATACGATTCGTACAACCAATTATGTGTGACTTGTCATGGTGCCGATTTAAAAGGAGAAGCTATGGAAGATGGAACACTGGTGGCACCGTCTTTAATTGGTAGCCCAAGAGTGATTGGCGACGATACAGATTTACTTAGTAAGATTCTTTTAAACGGACTAATAGGCCCTGTAGATGGTAAAGAATATGGTATTATGATGGCATTGAATTCTAATGACGATCAATGGATTGCAGATGTATTAAGTTATGTAAGAGCCATGAATGATGTAGGAGGTTTTCATAAAAATGTGGTGCGTAAAGCTAGAAAAAATTCAGAACATAGAGAAGATTACTGGACTTTAGAAGAATTAGAAAACGAGAAAAAGTAA